The following proteins come from a genomic window of Nostoc sp. TCL26-01:
- a CDS encoding salt stress protein, Slr1339 family codes for MDSIDKLLAEIHSEYSGEQLKQLQQKPNLVKPTTSNKSAAVIDNLLAEVQADFAAKDAAQELEKQQELEKQRIQQEQIKAQQKEALQNRAKDWLKKLDPFSPEGLWFERFSENYRSKLEAAMEYLQK; via the coding sequence ATGGATAGTATTGATAAGCTATTAGCTGAAATTCACTCTGAATATAGTGGCGAACAACTAAAGCAGTTGCAGCAAAAGCCTAACTTAGTCAAGCCAACTACATCCAACAAATCAGCAGCAGTCATAGATAACTTATTAGCAGAAGTTCAGGCTGACTTTGCAGCAAAAGATGCAGCCCAGGAGTTAGAAAAGCAGCAAGAATTAGAAAAACAAAGAATTCAACAAGAGCAAATTAAGGCTCAACAAAAAGAAGCTTTGCAAAATCGAGCAAAAGATTGGTTAAAAAAATTAGACCCATTTTCTCCAGAAGGACTTTGGTTTGAAAGATTTTCTGAGAATTATCGTTCTAAATTAGAGGCAGCGATGGAATATCTACAAAAGTGA
- a CDS encoding helix-turn-helix domain-containing protein, with the protein MKAEAENDRRLSCEVETTLKIIGGRWKVLIIRELMSGIKRFGELQRALPGITQKMLTQQLREMEEDGIIHREVYAQIPPKVEYSLTPLGTSLQPILYAMHEWAVKHFSSENSQ; encoded by the coding sequence ATGAAAGCTGAAGCAGAAAATGATCGCAGGCTGTCTTGTGAGGTGGAAACTACTTTAAAAATAATCGGCGGACGCTGGAAGGTTTTAATAATCAGAGAATTAATGTCAGGAATAAAACGATTTGGTGAGTTGCAACGAGCTTTACCAGGAATTACACAAAAGATGCTCACCCAGCAACTTCGAGAAATGGAAGAAGACGGCATTATACATCGAGAGGTTTATGCACAAATCCCCCCCAAGGTAGAATATTCATTAACACCACTAGGAACAAGTTTACAACCAATTCTTTATGCCATGCACGAATGGGCTGTAAAACATTTTTCTTCAGAAAATTCTCAGTAA